From Capra hircus breed San Clemente chromosome 1, ASM170441v1, whole genome shotgun sequence, the proteins below share one genomic window:
- the LOC102188800 gene encoding olfactory receptor 5K1-like: MAEDNCSLATEFILIGFTEHPDLRILLFLVFFIIYLITMVGNLGLVALIVTEQRLHTPMYIFLGNLALMDSCCSCAITPKMLENFFSKDKMISLYECMAQFYFLCLAESADSFLLAAMAYDRFVAICKPLQYHIMMSQKLCIKMTTGAYVAGNLHSMIHVGFLFRLTFRGSHQINHFFCDVLPLYRLSCVDPYINELMIFIFGGSVQIFTITIVIISYLYIIFTIFKMKSKEGRKKALSTCASHFLSVSIFYGSLLFTYIRPNSVNEEDKDLPVAIFYTLVIPLLNPFIYSLRNKEVINVMKKIMNIS, encoded by the coding sequence ATGGCTGAGGATAACTGCTCCTTGGCAACTGAATTTATCCTCATAGGATTTACAGAACACCCAGATCTGAGGATTCTTCTGTTTCTGGTGTTCTTTATCATCTATCTGATCACCATGGTGGGGAATCTTGGCCTGGTGGCATTGATAGTAACAGAGCAACGTCTTCACACACCAATGTACATCTTCCTGGGTAATCTTGCTCTGATGGATTCCTGTTGTTCCTGTGCCATTACGCCTAAAATGTTGGAGAACTTCTTTTCTAAGGACAAGATGATTTCTCTCTATGAATGCATGgcacaattttattttctctgtcttgctGAAAGTGCAGACTCCTTTCTCCTGGCAGCAATGGCTTATGATCGCTTTGTGGCCATCTGCAAACCATTGCAGTACCACATCATGATGTCACAGAAACTCTGCATTAAGATGACCACAGGGGCGTACGTAGCTGGAAACCTGCATTCTATGATTCACGTAGGGTTTCTGTTTAGGTTAACTTTCCGTGGGTCTCATCAAATCAATCACTTTTTTTGTGATGTTCTTCCATTATACAGACTCTCCTGTGTGGACCCTTATATCAATGAAttaatgatatttatctttggaGGATCAGTTCAAATATTCACTATTACCATAGTAATAATTTCTTATCTTTATATCATTTTCACAATTTTCAAGATGAAAtctaaagaaggaagaaagaaagctttATCTACTTGTGCATCCCACTTTCTCTCTGTCTCAATATTCTAtggttctcttctcttcacatacATTCGGCCGAATTCAGTTAATGAAGAAGATAAAGATTTACCTGTTGCTATTTTTTATACTCTAGTTATTCCTTTATTAAACCCTTTTATTTATAGTTTAAGAAATAAGGAAGTAATAAATgttatgaaaaaaattatgaacATATCATAA